The Phycisphaeraceae bacterium genome segment CAAGATCGTGCATGAGGCGGTGCGCATCATCCGCGAGCAGGAGCCCACGCCGCTCTCCTCGGTCAGCCGGGTGTTCAAGGGCGACGTGGAGACGATGATCGCCAAGGCGCTCGACAAGGAGCGCGACCGTCGCTACCAGAGCGCCCTGGAGTTCGCCGCGGACATTCGCCGCTACCTGAACAACGAGCCCATCGTGGCCCGCCCCGCCAGCGTGGGGTACCGGGTGTCGAAGTTCGTGCGCCGGAACCGCCTGCTGGTGACGGGGCTGGCGCTGCTGATTCTCACGCTGGCGGGCGGCGTGATCGGCTCGACCATTGGCCTGCTGCGGGCGCTGGAGGCGGAGGAGGGGCTTCGCGTCAGTCTCGATGCCGAGACCCGTGCCAAGGAGCAGGCCATCGCCCAGCGGCTGGAGGCCGAGCGACAGACGCGCATCGCCCAGGCGGTGGTGAGTTTTCTCAATCGTGACCTGCTGGAGGGGGTCGATCCTGAGCGGACGTCCAACCGCGACGTGACCATGCGGGAGCTGCTGGACGTGGCCAGCGAGCGCGTGGAGGCGAAGTTCGGGAGTGAGCCGCTGGTGGCGGCGGCGGTGCGGTCGATCATCGGACGAACCTATGCGTCGCTGGGGCGATATGACCAGGCCCAGCCGCACCTGGCCTGGGCGCTGGCGACGCAGGAGCGCGAACTGGGCGAGCGCCACCCCGCCACGCTGGCCACGATGAACGATCTGGCGCTGGCGCTGGACAACCTGGGACGCCTGGATGAGGCGGAGCGGCTGATCCGCCGCAACGTCGAACTGTACACGGCGGAGAAGGGAGAGGAGCACCCCGATACGCTCTCGGCGCTCAATAACCTCGCGGGCGTGCTGCGCAGCCGCGGGCAGGAGCGTGAGGCGGAGCGCATTCACCGCCGCGTGCTGGAGGCGAGGCGCGCGGCGCTGGGCGAAGAGAACCTCGACACCATCAGTTCGATGAACAACCTCGCCGTGGTGCTCAACGCCCAGGAGCGATACGAGGAGGCGGAGCAACTGCTGCGGCAGTCGCTGGAGGCCGCCCGTCGGCTGCTGGGCGAGCATCACCCGCGCACGCTCCAGTCGATGAACAACCTGGCGCTGCTGGTGCAGAACCTCGGTCGATACGACGAGGCGCGGACGCTCTTCGAGGAAGCGGTCCGCCTCCAGTCAGAGGTGCTGCCGGTTGACCATCCCAACACGCTGATGACGCGCTCGAACCTGGCGGCGCTGATGTGGGAGCAGGGGCGGCTGGAGGAGGCCTGCGCCCTGCTGGAGGCCGTCGCCAGCCGCTACGAGGCCACGCTGGGATCGCAGAACCCCGACACGCTGACCGCCCAGATCAACCTCGCCGCCATCTACAACGACCTGGGAAGGTTCGAGCTGGCCGAGCCGCTGCTGCGCCGGACGCTCGCCAGTCAGATGGTCGCGCTGGGTCCGAAGCATGTCGAGACGCTTACGACGCTCAACAACCTGGCCTACCTGCTTGATTCCACCGATCGGGATGCGGAATCCGAGAAGCTCTACCGCCAGGTGCTGACGGCGCAGCGGGAAGTGCTGGGCGACCAGAACAGCGACACGATCATCACCCTGAACAATCTGGGGAAGCTGCTCCTCGACCAGAAGAAGCCGGAGGAGGCGCTGGAGCTGCTGTCGGAAGGCCGCGATGCGGCCAGGCGTGTCTTTCCGAGGGATCACTGGATGGTCGGCGTGATGGAGGACGGCCGATCGCGGGCGCTGCTGGCGCTGCAGCGTCACGACGAGGCGGAGCCGGGCCTGCTGGAGGCGCACCGCATTCTCGCCGCCGCGCTCGGGCCGAGGCACGATCGCGCCCGTCGCGTCGCCGACCTGCTGATGCGCCTCTACGAGCACCGAGGCGACGAGTCGAACGCGGCCAAATGGCGGGCGGCGGCGGCGGGGGAATGAGCGTCCGGCGACTGGTCTGATGGTCAGGGGTTGACCAGGGAAACGGGCGCCTCGTGCAATCCGTGGGGTTGACGTGGCCCAGGAG includes the following:
- a CDS encoding tetratricopeptide repeat protein, which gives rise to MTTPDPSNRWPHSDPDAHTIEVSSEGASSSSASRMGAGGVESVAPPSVPTPHATTGTVALKAGQRFTERIGRYRILRLLGVGGMGAVYLAEQERPTRQVALKIIRPGVTSTRLLARFEHETQILGRLQHPGIAQIYEAGSADTGDGVQPYFVMEYIAGRPLMDFVQAHQLGTRQRLELLTKICDAVHHAHMKGVIHRDLKPGNILVTDDGQPKILDFGVARATDLDVQTATIQTDVGQLVGTLPYMSPEQASGDVNELDTRSDVYALGVLGYELLAERLPYDVSRKIVHEAVRIIREQEPTPLSSVSRVFKGDVETMIAKALDKERDRRYQSALEFAADIRRYLNNEPIVARPASVGYRVSKFVRRNRLLVTGLALLILTLAGGVIGSTIGLLRALEAEEGLRVSLDAETRAKEQAIAQRLEAERQTRIAQAVVSFLNRDLLEGVDPERTSNRDVTMRELLDVASERVEAKFGSEPLVAAAVRSIIGRTYASLGRYDQAQPHLAWALATQERELGERHPATLATMNDLALALDNLGRLDEAERLIRRNVELYTAEKGEEHPDTLSALNNLAGVLRSRGQEREAERIHRRVLEARRAALGEENLDTISSMNNLAVVLNAQERYEEAEQLLRQSLEAARRLLGEHHPRTLQSMNNLALLVQNLGRYDEARTLFEEAVRLQSEVLPVDHPNTLMTRSNLAALMWEQGRLEEACALLEAVASRYEATLGSQNPDTLTAQINLAAIYNDLGRFELAEPLLRRTLASQMVALGPKHVETLTTLNNLAYLLDSTDRDAESEKLYRQVLTAQREVLGDQNSDTIITLNNLGKLLLDQKKPEEALELLSEGRDAARRVFPRDHWMVGVMEDGRSRALLALQRHDEAEPGLLEAHRILAAALGPRHDRARRVADLLMRLYEHRGDESNAAKWRAAAAGE